Proteins found in one Larimichthys crocea isolate SSNF chromosome I, L_crocea_2.0, whole genome shotgun sequence genomic segment:
- the dusp1 gene encoding dual specificity protein phosphatase 1, with protein sequence MYLDLLYLSRRPTMVIMEVPTIDCASLCGLLEDDVPGCLLLDCRSFLSFNSSHISGSTNVRFSTIVRRRARGGLGLEHIVPNEDTRTRLLSGEYQSVVLLDDRSSDLSQAKKDGTLMLAVTALCRDPCGVRVFILKGGFDTFSSEYPEMCTKPSPPQGLSLPLSSSHPESADPSCSPCNTPLYDQGGPVEILPFLYLGSAYHASRKDMLDMLGITALINVSANCPNHFEGSFLYKSIPVEDNHKADISSWFNEAIEFIDSVRNKGGRVFVHCQAGISRSATICLAYLMRTNRVKLDEAFEFVKQRRSIISPNFSFMGQLLQFESQVLATSTCSSEAGSPAIGNSSTVFNFPVSIPVHASAGQLSFLHSPITTSPSC encoded by the exons ATGTATTTGGATTTATTATATCTTTCCCGCCGTCCTACTATGGTCATAATGGAGGTTCCCACCATCGACTGTGCGTCCCTCTGTGGTCTGTTGGAGGACGACGTCCCCGGCTGTCTGCTGCTGGACTGCCGCTCCTTCCTGTCCTTCAACTCGTCCCACATATCGGGCTCCACCAACGTGCGCTTCAGCACCATAGTGCGCAGGAGGGCCAGAGGTGGGCTCGGACTTGAGCACATAGTCCCCAATGAGGACACCAGGACCAGGCTGCTGTCCGGGGAGTACCAGTCTGTGGTGCTGCTTGACGACCGCAGTTCGGACTTAAGCCAGGCGAAGAAAGACGGGACCTTGATGCTCGCTGTTACGGCCCTGTGTCGCGACCCATGTGGAGTCCGAGTTTTTATTCTTAAAG GCGGTTTTGACACATTTTCCTCAGAGTATCCTGAGATGTGTACCAAACCCTCCCCTCCACAAGGGCTCAGCTTGCCCCTGAGCTCCAGCCACCCTGAGAGCGCCGACCCAAGCTGTAGTCCATGCAATACTCCTCTGTACGACcag ggCGGTCCTGTGGAGATCTTGCCTTTCCTGTACCTTGGCAGCGCTTACCACGCTTCAAGAAAAGACATGCTGGACATGCTGGGGATCACCGCTCTGATCAACGTCTCTGCCAACTGCCCGAACCACTTCGAGGGCTCCTTCCTCTACAAAAGCATCCCAGTCGAGGACAACCACAAAGCTGATATCAGCTCCTGGTTCAACGAGGCAATCGAGTTTATCG ACTCAGTGAGAAATAAAGGAGGCCGTGTGTTTGTCCACTGTCAAGCAGGCATCTCCCGCTCCGCCACCATTTGCCTTGCCTACCTCATGCGTACCAACCGCGTGAAGCTGGACGAGGCCTTTGAGTTTGTCAAGCAGCGCCGCAGCATCATCTCCCCGAACTTCAGCTTCATGGGACAGCTCCTCCAGTTTGAGTCTCAGGTCCTGGCTACGTCCACCTGCTCCTCGGAGGCCGGCAGCCCAGCCATCGgcaacagcagcacagttttCAACTTCCCCGTGTCGATCCCCGTACACGCCTCAGCTGGTCAGCTCTCATTCCTCCACAGTCCCATCACCACCTCTCCCAGCTGCTGA
- the ergic1 gene encoding endoplasmic reticulum-Golgi intermediate compartment protein 1, producing the protein MPFDVRRFDIYRKVPKDLTQPTYTGAFISILCCVFILFLFLSELTGFIATEIVNELYVDDPDKDSGGKIEVSLNISLPNLHCDLVGLDIQDEMGRHEVGHIDNSMKIPLNQGDGCRFEGEFTINKVPGNFHVSTHSATAQPQSPDMTHTIHKLAFGEKLQVQKVQGAFNALGGADRLASNPLASHDYILKIVPTVYEDLSGRQRFSYQYTVANKEYVAYSHTGRIIPAIWFRYDLSPITVKYTERRQPFYRFITSICAIVGGTFTVAGIIDSCIFTASEAWKKIQIGKMS; encoded by the exons ATGCCTTTCGATGTCAGGAG aTTCGATATCTACAGGAAAGTGCCAAAAGATCTCACCCAGCCCACATACACAGGAGCTTTCA TTTCCATTCTGTGCTGTGTCTTCAtactcttcctcttcctgtctgagCTGACGGGATTCATAGCCACTGAAAT CGTAAATGAACTATATGTGGATGATCCTGATAAAGACAGTGGTGGGAAGATAGAAGTGAGTTTAAACATCAGTTTGCCAAACTTACACTGTGATT tggtgGGTTTGGACATCCAGGATGAGATGGGTCGCCACGAGGTCGGTCACATAGACAACTCGATGAAGATTCCCCTCAACCAGGGTGACGGGTGTCGCTTTGAGGGCGAGTTCACCATCAACAAA GTACCAGGAAACTTCCATGTGTCGACACACAGTGCTACAGCGCAGCCCCAAAGCCCTGACATGACCCACACCATCCACAAGCTGGCCTTTGGAGAGAAGCTACAG GTACAAAAGGTACAAGGAGCCTTCAACGCGTTAGGAGGGGCTGACAGGCTGGCGTCTAATC ctCTCGCCTCACATGACTACATACTGAAGATTGTTCCAACAGTGTACGAAGACCTATCAGGCAGACAGAGGTTCTCCTACCAGTACACGGTAGCCAACAAG gaatatgTTGCATACAGCCACACGGGAAGGATCATCCCGGCCATCTGGTTCCGATACGACCTCAGTCCAATCACAGTCAAgtacacagagaggagacagccCTTCTACCGCTTCATCACATCG ATCTGTGCCATCGTCGGTGGGACGTTCACGGTCGCAGGAATCATCGATTCCTGTATATTCACCGCTTCAGAAGCCTGGAAGAAGATCCAGATAGGAAAAATGTCATGA